A window from Erythrolamprus reginae isolate rEryReg1 chromosome 9, rEryReg1.hap1, whole genome shotgun sequence encodes these proteins:
- the LOC139172641 gene encoding meckelin-like isoform X2, with the protein MPQPLLRASSKMPILKSSVVLLLLLFLNLLQGSTLGLRDGRAASSLPERCGPDQFFHLETGQCSSCAPERIQSPEGLSCVCKPGSKDPVGDAHRPPCPDCSSIPTDSFWESEFLDGSFLACEKTCNATACQMLTNMVILRAFSLQTRSYDLYTKAKSQDLPKLWYGSSTRPFPSVAFGKHSKMDFKVIQYDARGKFLGWQDVKGATLQLCPNSQKILDAAFTMGTTYQQSCTLDVSALLQRTPEPIFYEMFLQFEDEKGNPQLWPVPISNPAVVTNNPATPLNRALRRFFLVDGLSSRKGYLSNAPAFVTVAKELLLSVHLPTTVPGEHPPFFLTVRYSTHRISGAAQVSFSVSYNQSPGSTQLATDISFGVLGFLAVLYSLLETSSWARRSRLQNIDFVTILKFFACLVGSLANVFFMVTLGIGVYWLIVFKGQQFSTVAITLPAAGSQAETNFIVYALCALLLKSIDLLHLLITQLMVSIFLIDWEKPKAKPTTKGGPASSVSAWRTFLIANEWNEIQTLRKVHPSLQLFAVVLLLEVVGLKNLASRDLDVNLQPEPNAYQAPWSPILRFGIAASVWLAVAIVQILVSVGFYQRFVEDKIHQFIDLCSLSNVSVFILTHRCYGFYIHGRSIHGHADVSLETMLHYLRKEEDNLCPLRGLEPNSEVQTFEVFLTDRTRTFYDRILLSLMEHQRGLHRRPDLHEQRMKGYHALNWFLVSFLEHRYIDMDYIVKDKFFSERILDLEFQEQGDLSILYNACANDARHAWKEKSSREDLSG; encoded by the exons GTTTGAGTTGTGTTTGCAAGCCTGGATCAAAAGACCCCGTTGGAGATGCCCATCGTCCTCCATGCCCTGACTGT AGCAGTATTCCCACTGACTCCTTCTGGGAATCTGAGTTCCTTGACGGGAGCTTCCTAGCATGCGAG AAAACCTGCAACGCAACGGCGTGTCAAATGCTCACCAACATGGTCATCCTCAGAGCCTTCTCTTTGCAAACCAGGTCTTACGATCTTTACACCAAGGCCAA GAGCCAAGATCTCCCAAAGCTTTGGTACGGTAGCTCCACCAGACCTTTCCCTTCTGTGGCTTTTGGGAAGCATTCGAAG ATGGACTTCAAGGTTATTCAGTACGATGCCCGGGGAAAGTTCCTAGGTTGGCAGGATGTAAAAGGAGCAACACTTCAG CTCTGTCCAAACAGCCAGAAGATCCTGGATGCTGCTTTCACCATGGGAACCACCTACCAACAGTCC TGCACTCTTGATGTCTCTGCCCTGCTGCAAAGGACTCCAGAACCCATCTTCTACGAGATGTTCTTGCAGTTTGAAGATGAGAAGGGGAACCCCCAACTCTGGCCTGTTCCTATAAGCAACCCCGCAGTAGTGACTAACAATCCAG CAACCCCGTTGAATCGAGCGCTCCGGAGGTTCTTTCTGGTCGATGGGCTTTCAAGTAGAAAAGGGTATTTGTCAAATGCTCCAGCGTTTGTTACCGTGGCAAAGGAACTGCTGCTCAg tGTCCACCTACCAACCACTGTCCCTGGAGAACATCCACCTTTCTTTTTGACCGTCAGGTACTCAACACACCGAATTTCAGGAGCTGCCCAG GTGTCTTTTTCAGTCTCCTACAATCAGAGTCCTGGATCAACTCAGCTGGCAACGGAT ATCTCCTTTGGGGTCCTGGGTTTTCTTGCCGTCCTCTACTCTTTGTTGGAAACCAGCAGTTGGGCCCGGCGATCTCGTCTGCAGAACATTGATTTCGTG accATATTGAAGTTCTTTGCTTGCTTGGTTGGATCCCTGGCAAATGTCTTTTTCATGGTCACTTTGGGAATTGGTGTTTACTGGCTGATCGTTTTCAAG GGTCAGCAGTTTTCTACGGTGGCAATTACACTCCCAGCTGCTGGTAGCCAAGCAGAAACCAACTTTATCGTCTATGCGTTGTGTGCTTTGCTTTTGAAG AGCATTGATCTCTTACATCTTCTGATCACCCAGCTAATGGTCTCCATCTTCCTGATAGACTGGGAGAAGCCGAAGGCAAAACCAACAACGAAAG GAGGTCCAGCCTCGTCCGTGAGTGCCTGGAGGACTTTTCTGATCGCCAACGAGTGGAATGAAATCCAGACACTCCGGAAGGTGCATCCTTCGCTTCAGCTGTTTGCAGTTGTGTTGCTTTTGGAG GTTGTGGGACTGAAAAACCTTGCATCAAGAGACCTGGATGTCAATCTGCAGCCTGAACCAAATGCCTACCAAGCTCCCTGGAGCCCAATTCTTCGTTTTGGGATTGCTGCTTCTGTTTGGCTGGCGGTGGCCATTGTGCag ATATTGGTGTCCGTTGGGTTCTATCAACGCTTTGTGGAGGACAAGATTCACCAGTTCATCGACCTTTGTTCCTTGAGCAAT GTGTCAGTCTTCATTTTGACACACAGATGTTATGGATTCTACATCCATGGGAGAAGCATCCATGGACATGCAGATGTGAGCTTGGAAACTATGCTGCATTATCTCAGGAAGGaggag gACAACCTTTGCCCCCTGAGGGGCTTGGAGCCCAATTCGGAGGTACAGACCTTCGAGGTGTTTCTCACTGACCGGACTCGGACGTTCTATGACAGAATTCTCCTCTCATTAATGGAG CACCAGAGAGGACTCCATAGACGCCCCGATCTTCATGAACAGAGGATGAAAGGCTACCATGCTCTGAATTGGTTCCTGGTCTCCTTCTTGGAACAT CGGTACATAGATATGGACTACATAGTGAAGGATAAGTTTTTCTCCGAGAGGATCCTGGACTTGGAGTTTCAGGAGCAGGGAGATCTCTCGATTCTCTATAACG CTTGTGCAAATGATGCGCGACACGCTTGGAAGGAGAAATCTAGCCGAGAAGACCTTAGTGGATAA
- the LOC139172641 gene encoding meckelin-like isoform X1 — MPQPLLRASSKMPILKSSVVLLLLLFLNLLQGSTLGLRDGRAASSLPERCGPDQFFHLETGQCSSCAPERIQSPEGLSCVCKPGSKDPVGDAHRPPCPDCSSIPTDSFWESEFLDGSFLACEKTCNATACQMLTNMVILRAFSLQTRSYDLYTKAKSQDLPKLWYGSSTRPFPSVAFGKHSKMDFKVIQYDARGKFLGWQDVKGATLQLCPNSQKILDAAFTMGTTYQQSCTLDVSALLQRTPEPIFYEMFLQFEDEKGNPQLWPVPISNPAVVTNNPATPLNRALRRFFLVDGLSSRKGYLSNAPAFVTVAKELLLSVHLPTTVPGEHPPFFLTVRYSTHRISGAAQVSFSVSYNQSPGSTQLATDISFGVLGFLAVLYSLLETSSWARRSRLQNIDFVTILKFFACLVGSLANVFFMVTLGIGVYWLIVFKGQQFSTVAITLPAAGSQAETNFIVYALCALLLKSIDLLHLLITQLMVSIFLIDWEKPKAKPTTKGGPASSVSAWRTFLIANEWNEIQTLRKVHPSLQLFAVVLLLEVVGLKNLASRDLDVNLQPEPNAYQAPWSPILRFGIAASVWLAVAIVQILVSVGFYQRFVEDKIHQFIDLCSLSNVSVFILTHRCYGFYIHGRSIHGHADVSLETMLHYLRKEEDNLCPLRGLEPNSEVQTFEVFLTDRTRTFYDRILLSLMEHQRGLHRRPDLHEQRMKGYHALNWFLVSFLEHRYIDMDYIVKDKFFSERILDLEFQEQGDLSILYNDDGALFSRTLFYGHELLLLLFETLLFCAVDFGAQNFVLSTVVTFVVQKLVQMMRDTLGRRNLAEKTLVDKQFLI; from the exons GTTTGAGTTGTGTTTGCAAGCCTGGATCAAAAGACCCCGTTGGAGATGCCCATCGTCCTCCATGCCCTGACTGT AGCAGTATTCCCACTGACTCCTTCTGGGAATCTGAGTTCCTTGACGGGAGCTTCCTAGCATGCGAG AAAACCTGCAACGCAACGGCGTGTCAAATGCTCACCAACATGGTCATCCTCAGAGCCTTCTCTTTGCAAACCAGGTCTTACGATCTTTACACCAAGGCCAA GAGCCAAGATCTCCCAAAGCTTTGGTACGGTAGCTCCACCAGACCTTTCCCTTCTGTGGCTTTTGGGAAGCATTCGAAG ATGGACTTCAAGGTTATTCAGTACGATGCCCGGGGAAAGTTCCTAGGTTGGCAGGATGTAAAAGGAGCAACACTTCAG CTCTGTCCAAACAGCCAGAAGATCCTGGATGCTGCTTTCACCATGGGAACCACCTACCAACAGTCC TGCACTCTTGATGTCTCTGCCCTGCTGCAAAGGACTCCAGAACCCATCTTCTACGAGATGTTCTTGCAGTTTGAAGATGAGAAGGGGAACCCCCAACTCTGGCCTGTTCCTATAAGCAACCCCGCAGTAGTGACTAACAATCCAG CAACCCCGTTGAATCGAGCGCTCCGGAGGTTCTTTCTGGTCGATGGGCTTTCAAGTAGAAAAGGGTATTTGTCAAATGCTCCAGCGTTTGTTACCGTGGCAAAGGAACTGCTGCTCAg tGTCCACCTACCAACCACTGTCCCTGGAGAACATCCACCTTTCTTTTTGACCGTCAGGTACTCAACACACCGAATTTCAGGAGCTGCCCAG GTGTCTTTTTCAGTCTCCTACAATCAGAGTCCTGGATCAACTCAGCTGGCAACGGAT ATCTCCTTTGGGGTCCTGGGTTTTCTTGCCGTCCTCTACTCTTTGTTGGAAACCAGCAGTTGGGCCCGGCGATCTCGTCTGCAGAACATTGATTTCGTG accATATTGAAGTTCTTTGCTTGCTTGGTTGGATCCCTGGCAAATGTCTTTTTCATGGTCACTTTGGGAATTGGTGTTTACTGGCTGATCGTTTTCAAG GGTCAGCAGTTTTCTACGGTGGCAATTACACTCCCAGCTGCTGGTAGCCAAGCAGAAACCAACTTTATCGTCTATGCGTTGTGTGCTTTGCTTTTGAAG AGCATTGATCTCTTACATCTTCTGATCACCCAGCTAATGGTCTCCATCTTCCTGATAGACTGGGAGAAGCCGAAGGCAAAACCAACAACGAAAG GAGGTCCAGCCTCGTCCGTGAGTGCCTGGAGGACTTTTCTGATCGCCAACGAGTGGAATGAAATCCAGACACTCCGGAAGGTGCATCCTTCGCTTCAGCTGTTTGCAGTTGTGTTGCTTTTGGAG GTTGTGGGACTGAAAAACCTTGCATCAAGAGACCTGGATGTCAATCTGCAGCCTGAACCAAATGCCTACCAAGCTCCCTGGAGCCCAATTCTTCGTTTTGGGATTGCTGCTTCTGTTTGGCTGGCGGTGGCCATTGTGCag ATATTGGTGTCCGTTGGGTTCTATCAACGCTTTGTGGAGGACAAGATTCACCAGTTCATCGACCTTTGTTCCTTGAGCAAT GTGTCAGTCTTCATTTTGACACACAGATGTTATGGATTCTACATCCATGGGAGAAGCATCCATGGACATGCAGATGTGAGCTTGGAAACTATGCTGCATTATCTCAGGAAGGaggag gACAACCTTTGCCCCCTGAGGGGCTTGGAGCCCAATTCGGAGGTACAGACCTTCGAGGTGTTTCTCACTGACCGGACTCGGACGTTCTATGACAGAATTCTCCTCTCATTAATGGAG CACCAGAGAGGACTCCATAGACGCCCCGATCTTCATGAACAGAGGATGAAAGGCTACCATGCTCTGAATTGGTTCCTGGTCTCCTTCTTGGAACAT CGGTACATAGATATGGACTACATAGTGAAGGATAAGTTTTTCTCCGAGAGGATCCTGGACTTGGAGTTTCAGGAGCAGGGAGATCTCTCGATTCTCTATAACG ATGACGGTGCGTTGTTCAGCCGTACTCTCTTCTATGGGCACGAGCTACTGCTCCTTCTCTTTGAAACCCTCCTGTTCTGCGCTGTGGATTTCGGGGCACAGAATTTTGTGCTCTCAACAGTGGTTACCTTCGTTGTGCAGAAG CTTGTGCAAATGATGCGCGACACGCTTGGAAGGAGAAATCTAGCCGAGAAGACCTTAGTGGATAAACAGTTCCTGATCTAA